Proteins co-encoded in one Marmota flaviventris isolate mMarFla1 chromosome 9, mMarFla1.hap1, whole genome shotgun sequence genomic window:
- the LOC114089045 gene encoding NXPE family member 1-like, whose translation MFSNAVLQKILLVLTSLLVIAWITSIISQNSTKLWSAINVPISFYHWNISTNCSCSEIKMSPVNTPTETELRIRKILKTLNQLIPPRPFTHEDTTTSATHSTVTLLNPRNTYCRGDQLDILLEARDHLGHRKEYGGDFLRARMSSPALKAGASGKVTDFNNGTYLVSFTLFWEGQVSLSLLLIHPSEGVSALWRARNQGYDKIIFKGKFVNGTSQVFTECGLTLNSSSELCTYLYGIDQEAFYCKKPQHMPCEALTYMSSRNREISYLSVKEKSLFHKSKVGVEMMKDLKNIDVSHCNKSEKSTEKCQIGMKIPVPGGYTLQGRWITTFCNQIQLDTNNINGCLKGKIIYLLGDSTICQWIYYLPKVVKTLKFFDLHETGSFPKRLLLDAGRHIQIQWKKHGFPIITHNLYSVTDEAYIPREIDLISGDKNTAIVITFGHHFRPFPIDLFIRRAISIRKAIERLFLRNPDTKVIIKTENIREMHVETEWFGDFHGYIHYLILNDIFKDLNVGVIDAWDMTIAYGTNNLHPPDHVIRTQINMFLSYIC comes from the exons CTTTGGTCTGCTATAAATGTACCCATCAGCTTTTATCACTGGAACATCTCCACAAACTGTTCatgttctgaaataaaaatgagccCTGTAAACACACCAACAGAAACTGAGCTGAGAATAAGGAAGATTCTGAAAACACTAAACCAGCTGATCCCACCCAGACCCTTCACCCATGAGGACACCACCACCAGTGCCACACACAGCACAGTCACCCTCCTCAACCCTAGAAACACATACTGCAGGGGGGACCAGCTAGACATCCTGCTGGAGGCCAGGGACCACCTGGGACACAGAAAGGAATATGGAGGGGACTTTTTGAGGGCCAGGATgtcctccccagccctgaaggCAGGCGCCTCAGGAAAGGTGACAGACTTCAACAATGGCACCTACCTTGTCAGCTTCACTCTGTTCTGGGAGGGTCAGGTCTCCCTGTCTCTCCTGCTTATCCACCCCAGTGAAGGGGTGTCGGCTCTCTGGAGGGCAAGGAACCAAGgctatgataaaattattttcaaaggtAAATTTGTTAATGGCACCTCCCAAGTCTTCACTGAATGTGGCCTGACCCTAAACTCTAGCTCTGAACTGTGCACCTACCTGTATGGGATAGACCAGGAAGCCTTCTACTGCAAGAAGCCTCAACACATGCCCTGTGAGGCCCTGACCTATATGTCCTCCAGGAACCGAGAAATTTCTTATCTTTCAGTCAAGGAAAAAAGCCTTTTCCATAA GTCCAAAGTGGGAGTTGAAATGATGAAAGACCTTAAAAATATTGATGTCTCCCATTGCAACA AGAGTGAAAAGAGCACAGAGAAATGCCAAATTGGAATGAAGATTCCTGTCCCTGGTGGATACACTTTACAAGGAAGGTGGATAACAACATTTTGTAACCAGATTCAACTAGATACAAATAACATCAATGGCTGCTTGAAAGGAAAAATCATTTACCTTCTTGGAGACTCCACAATATGTCAGTGGATCTACTACTTACCCAAAGTTGTAAAAA caCTAAAGTTTTTTGATCTTCATGAAACCGGATCTTTTCCGAAGCGTTTGCTTCTGGATGCTGGAAGACATATTCAAATTCAATGGAAAAAACATGGCTTTCCTATTATCACTCATAATCTCTACTCTGTGACAGATGAAGCTTACATCCCTCGAGAAATTGACCTAATATCAGGGGATAAAAACACAGCCATTGTCATTACATTTGGCCACCACTTCAGACCCTTCCCCATTGACCTTTTCATTCGCAGGGCCATCAGTATTCGAAAAGCTATTGAACGACTATTCCTAAGAAACCCCGACACTAAAGTGATCATTAAGACAGAAAATATCAGGGAGATGCACGTAGAAACAGAGTGGTTTGGAGATTTCCATGGTTACATTCATTATCTTATCCTGAATGACATTTTCAAAGATCTCAATGTGGGTGTCATTGATGCCTGGGACATGACCATTGCATATGGCACCAATAATCTCCACCCACCTGATCATGTGATTCGAACTCAGATTAACATGTTCTTAAGCTACATTTGCTAA